In the genome of Columba livia isolate bColLiv1 breed racing homer chromosome 1, bColLiv1.pat.W.v2, whole genome shotgun sequence, the window ttttcattattttaatacaagGATGAAATAGAAGTCATTCCAACCTCAGATTTGCAATTTCTATGGTATTAAAAAATTACTGTAGTTTTGTGAAATACAtgccaaaatactttttttgcaAGGAACCATtttcaatggatttttttttcacagaaccaCCTAATTTTCTTAGAGATATTAGATGGGGAAACAGGAgtctaaataaaatgaagagcATTACTGAAAATTTACATCTCATCTGAAAAGGCTTGGTTTAAAttgctgaaaattaaaataagttgtAAGTATCTTAGATTCTGATGAAGGGATTACATTTTGCATGGAACTGTCCTAAATTTTTGCCTGCCACCTCTGAAGAGAAAACAATACTAAGCAAATTAAGCAATGGTGAAGCTGTGACACATGTGGACACCTGCAGCTGCAGTTCTGGAAAGCACTTTCCAAATCAGAGCCAAAAccatcttttcttttcctccaaggAGTCACTAGCTCTATTAGGAAGAAATGGGTAACATCAATAGCAGTTATTTAATTCCATGGTGCTGAATTTTCATAACTTTCTTGTGTTCAAAACAACATGTTTATCAGCGAGGCGGGGTGTGTATTCGGCTTAACCCTGAGGAAGCTACAGCAATGCTCTTTCCCCCATAGCTGTGATCTTCCCACATCACAGCTGTGCTCTCtccttcagaaacaaaaattcagaaacTATCGGAGCCTCTTGTTCTTTACCAAACAGGAGGACACATCATGTAGCACAGATGGTGTGACTGCTGTTGAAGTATGTAATTCCTGCTTGCCTTTGATTAAATTCGTTCaaggctgaagaaaatattcagtaaaaatTACTCAGGACAGATAAAATTTGCTCATTTTGGAATGAGAAAGTAGCTCAAAACTCGACAAAACTTTACGAAATGGCTGCAGACTGGGCTTCTGGTACTGTATGTAGCTTCATGTTAAAGCTCAGGGGAAGGGCCATCCTGCTGAAACTTTTGGGAAATGAGGACCTCACACAGCCCAGTAAATTTAAATCTACATCATAGCTACCCAGTCAGCTAAGCAAGGGAATTGCCTCAGCTGTAAAATAACCCCATCACATCAGTGTTCAGGCTAATTGGGGCACTCATGCCTGCAGGAGGGGGTGACACAGGTGGTGGTTCCCACAGATGGTGGGGGGATAGGGCAAGACAGCCCTTATCAGCCCATCAGCATGGTGGTGTGGTCACAAGCTGAGCTCATGTACCTGcgtgttgaacctcatacaaagGTACCTCTCCCAAAGGCAAAATCAGAGTTTTCAGAGCTCTGCCTTTGGCATCACAGCCCTTTTGTGGACCCCGGAGACGATAGCTTCCACCAGCATCCCTGGACAGCTGCAGATGCAGGGCTGAGTTTTTCTACACTGCACACAAGACTTCATCTATGTTCACAGAGCAAGTGCAACACAAAGTTGTactagttttcatttttcttttgctgtggtAAGGAAAAGGATTATCATCAGAGAGGCTGAGGGCCATTAAAAACTCAATATTCTGCTACATGGATTGCTTTATGGCCTCATTTTGCAGCAGCTTCCTTTATCAGGTGTGCAGCTTCATTGCCTGTCCTATAGCCCACGCACTTCAAGAGTTTTTATCTGTGGGACACTGTGCTCCTGTTCCTGAATAGCTGATACCTGGCACAGGAACTGCTCTGGAGTGAACATTACAGAAGACCTGCTTCTCCAGTCTGTTGTCCCATTTTAGCACTCTGTCTCCACAGATTTCTGTGAAGATAGAAGGGAAAAAACTGTGTGTTTTAAATCTAGGGTGTTTTACAAAGCACTACTGCATAAAAATAGCTGTGCTTAATTTTTGGTTAATTACCTGCCCTTAACCAAAACCGTCTAAAGTTTTGTGCTGCACTGTAGGTGTTAAACTTTTGCTATATCACACCTTGAAGACAGGAAGGTCAAACCAGTAAGGAAAATGCTCTGCTGTCTCCTCTACAACATGGCAAAAGCTCACACATTTGAAAACTGTAAACATATTCCAACTCACATTTATTCATGTTACTGCTTTCACATTGATGTGGCACAAGATACTGCTCATTTCAGATGGGGCTACTGACTTACCCCAGTAAACTCTTGATATCTTTTATACCATGAATTAATACTGTACTCAGAACaataataaatacttttaaagtcCGTAAATGACCTACACTGAACTCTTTTGTAAAAGTATTTGCCTTATTTAAATGTAGTTATTTTGGTGTCAAAATATATTACACCGCAAACTGCTGGATGCAACTGTTCTGACAAATTTTGTGCACCCGGTATGGAATTTGTCACTGCTGTAAGTCTGCCCAAGTTCAGATTTGAGCAGAAAGTGACAAAAAATCTGCAGAGCCAAACTAGATTTGATCTTAAGATGCTCACTTTGCTCtcaaaaaaagcagcaggtttTGAAGCAACACAGCACTTCCCGGGGAGTTCCTGTGGGCTGGTGCTCAATGATCTGCTGCTTTGGCAATGTCTCGGTCCAGGATGAGATGTTGGATGCTTCAGCTTCAGCCCAGGATGAAATGTTGGATGCTTTAAGCTCCTCTGAGTTCTCTGAGCACATCAGACTTCCTtgcacacacgtgtgcatgtgtgtgtgtgtgtgtgctacTCACCATCCCCACAGAGCAAAACCAAGCAGCCACACTAGGTACGTGATGTGGTTGTCCCTGACTGTGCCCTTTAGACGTAGCCTTCGTGGCAGACATGGTTGCCATTGATAAGGCTGAAGGTGGCCAGGGAATGGTTGGTGCTCTTGAGGGAGGTCATTCGTGTGGTGCTCCTGGCCATGCTCTGGGACCGGATGAGGAGGCGAGCTCTGCAGCAGAACAGCTGGTTGTTGAACTGTTTCCGAAAGCTCTTGCTGAGCAAGTAGAGAGCAAATGGGTTGACACACGAGTTAGTGAATGCCAGGATCCGAGCGCAGATGCTGGCAATGAAATGCAGCACTGAGGTGTCCACCTCTGAGTAGTGGTAGGATCGGTATAAATAGATGATGTGAGTGGGGAGCCAGCAGAAGGCAAAGAGGCACACAAAGACCAGTACTGTCCTGGCCAGACGCTTACGTGATTCAAtctgtaagaagaaagagaaatgcagaTTAGCAGCTATTCCTAGTTCACATCAGTAGCTGTTTTTCCCAGTACTGCAGCTTTGGGGCAAGTGCATGGCAGGTGTACAGACAGAGCAGGGCAACCTGAACCACAGGTTAACATAAACAGGGTCAAGAACCCTCCTTGTCTTTCCTCAGTCCCCTTCCCCCAAAAACAAGTAATTCTGAAAATTTCTTACACAAGGAAGTAGTTGTTCCTTTCCTGTTTTGGTATAAAGCTCCAATGGTTTGTCACTTTGTAAAATCCAAGCTCAGGCAAAAAAAGTGCAGACACCTACATTAGTTATCCCCATATAATACACACGTTCTTAtgtaatttatatatattagcTTATTACTCTTCCTGTTATTATGATTATTAATTATGGGGTAGGGGCCTGGCATATTTCATAGAACCTAGAGGCAGGACTTTCTGCCTTGGGGCCATATGGTATATGTACACAAAAGTGCTGCCAACAGCTCACAGCCCTTAGAGACCAACTGCACTCAGAGGCAAAAGAGCTGAAGAAACCAAGAGAGGAAAATCTGTACTTGGAGAAAGACAGAGGCAGAGGCAAGCTGGACTCTTCAGCTGAAAGAACTGGGGACACGAGGAGAAGGCAGATGTAGGTGGTGAGCAGGTGGATGACCACCTCTCAGCATAATTCGAGCTTTGTCAGGGAAAGGTGCTTTTACAGTGTCAGCTAGCACACAGCATAACCTTCACGCAGACTAGCCACacttttgttttacttaagTATACAGGCTTGGAGTCAACCCAAAAGTATTGCTCAACTGAGGGGAGCTGAGGTAAACTGTACCTTGTCTTTTGTCCACCAGCGCTGCACACTAAGATAACAATGACACTGAaaaacacatctttcttcctaatgAAGACAAGAGTCCTGACAAAGGTCACCCGAAAGGAGAGGACAGACAGAGTTGCCCAGAAAGATGTGCTGAAATACACTGCTCCCTGGAAGAGGTTGCACAGATAGATGTTTGTAGGCACAGAAAGTGTAACCACTAAATTTTCAGGGTTTCATAATATTCTCTTCTCTGGTAGTCCCTGCACATTTTCACAGTCACCCCTAGGGAATTTGTTGCAGTTTGCTCCCTGTATTTGAGGAAGACCTGGATGGCCTGAAACTGCCCTTAGCCCCAGCCCTCTGCCCTGGTTCCTGCCCTGATGCAGCTGTGGTGCCCCTCCTGGGACACTTCCCCATCCTCACTCCCCTTCCAAGCTGCACAGGCACATCAGAAACTCAACAGCTCACACAGGCTGATCTTTCCTCAGGGCAGCTGCAAGCATGAAGTAGGCAGGAGAGACCTCACAAGACcgtttttactttattttgtgCCCCGTTAATGGCACCGACCAAAAATCAGCCATTGAGCTTGGGAAGGATTGACATGTACCAGATGAtaatgtctccagagagcaGGCTAAAAATTAAATCCTTTGAGGAAGGGTTCTCCTTGGCTAAACCAtatattctttttaaatgtatCCTTAATTCGATATAGGGCTGTTGAGGCCACATCTGCActatgaagaaaggaagcaacGCAATAAAGAAATCGATACCAGTTATCTCAGATGGAGACCTATAGCTCCTGAATGCACTGCAGGACGGGAATGATGGACCGACGGTGCTAGACTGCTGCCTggccttttgctttctttagagTTCTCTCCCCAAAACCAAAGGGGGAAATGGCTTCTTTTACTACTTGCTTTATTGTTACTAATCTAAACAGTCACcaaatcagcagaaaaatggCCTGCAGGGGAGAAAGATTTACACACATTCAGAAGTGGAAAAGGATAAGGATTTCATGGATCACACATCGTTTAACAGGCAGAAAACACAGCTTTCCAGGCCTGCTGTTTCACTTTAGCAGCTGAAGGCTACATGAGATGATTGCATTAGGTCAGCCCAAGGTGGAGATGTCAGTTGGGTGCAATTATGTGGACCTTTGTTCAGCTGAAGAATGGCTTGTGTCAGTTTAGCTTAGGTTGAAGCTCAGttgaaagaaagaggtaaggtAAATAAAGTAAATAAGTCAAGGTaaataagtttttttaaaaaattagttaCTTTGCTGTTACTTTCTTACTTGGACAACCTAAGTCTCAGATGTACTCAAATTTGAGCACTCACCTGAAACACCCAGTTGCTCATGCAGGATTTGGATTTCCCCCCTGAAGaagactctttttttcttttctgcaaagaTCACACCAACCACAAGGCACACGGCTTCAGTGCATCTGTGAGGACCCCACACTGTCttgctccttcctccctcttgGGCACTCTGCACCTGCTACTGTCCTCCTCTGGTCTCCGGTCCTTGGGTCTCTCTCTAGACTTGTATTGGTTTCTCAACATGGCACAGCACCAGTAGGTGAAAGCTGGAGTTGTGGTGAGCACAGGAGGCATTGCCACTCTCCAGGCATAGCTGTGTACCTCCCTGACTGACTAGTTCTCCTGGCCCTGAGGTTCCCTTGCAGAAGGAACTTCCTCCACCTCCAGTCTTCTGCTGCTGGGTCccatttagaatcatagaatcattttggctggaatcaggatcattgaatccaaccatCAACCCGGCACTGTCACTAAAACATATCTCTAAGAACAtaatctacatgtcttttaaacacctccagggaggGTACTCAATCTCTttcccgggcagcctgttccaacacctgacaaccctttctatgaagaaatgtttcctaatatccaatctgaacctcctctagcacaacttgagaccatttcctcttgtccaatCGCTTGTTACCTGAGGGAAGAGACCAACCCCTCCCAGAGAGGGATAAGGTCTCCCCTTGAcctccttttctttgttttccagtccAGAGGAGTGAATTACAGAGCCAGAATTTCCGACTGTGTGAAGAGGGACTGCTTCATGGAGCAAGATTTCATCCAAGGTCCTCTCTCTGACAAAGTAACTTTGATGAATTTTGCTTTCCTACTGTGTGAGCCCTCAGCTTCAGTCTCCAAACAccatccccagctctgcctctttCCCTGCATACCAGTCAATACCTTCTCAGGCTTTGGCATGGGTCTCCTGCTGTGTTTGCCATGGTAAACACCCTGCCAAACCCTTTGAACTTAGGATAAGATGCTTTGCCCGTTAAGAGCTGTGACGTGGCTTGTGCCAACCATTCTTTTAGCCCACCTGATCTATTAACATCAGCACAACAGATGCAGTCTGTCCCAGTGCAAATTTCCCTGTATGCACATTCTTTACTTCCAGATTCATGTGGAATTTAGATTTTTGAAGAAAGTTAAATCTCTACCTGTTTCCTCACATGCACGTTTCCTTCCACAGGGATATTGTATGCACTCCGGATCAAATTCTTagcaatgaaataataatatacTGAAATGACAGATAGAGGAATGATATAAAAGATCAAAAATGATGCCATTGAGTGAATTTTAGGATGCAGCCCATCAGAATGTGGGTAAGGAGCACAGCTGACAAAGGTTCTGTTAGTCCctttttcatggaaagggtgCAGATCTGAAAACACTGCTTCAGGTATAGCAAGCAACATGGATACAATCCATATTATAGCAGCTCTCACACAAATCTTCATCAGTGCATGGGATGCTTGGATCTCCATTGGCCTTACTATAGCTTtatacctaaaaaaaaaaaaaaagaaaagaaaaaattatttattgacCTCAAATCTCAGGCATTACATTCTTCCTTGTCCCTTccatttataaaacaaacaaagaaacaaacaaaatccttctTTATTCAagaacctgattttttttctggcattttaaatttcagtgttttcaacAGATTTCTCATTTTAAGCCATAGACACCTGTCATGGGTCAATTCAATTTCATGTGTATCGATTCTGAGTTCGTTAAATTTGTAATCAACCCAACAACGCACGGTGCTGCTTGACATTAATATGTATGTGTACAAATAACATTGAAAGGAAGTGCAATCATAAACTTCTCTTCAAAAACATACAGCAGTTTACACCCATTCAAAGAACAGTGTTGAAAGAAACTGGTCAGAGGTTTTGccacacattttattttgagcTGTGAGTACGCTGGCATCCTGCAAACTGAATGCTATATTTTCTTAAGCTGCAAAGAGTATGTTGCCTATTTTAGTAGCTGGCAATTAAGGGTTGTTCATAACCCAATGGACCCAGGCTAAGTAGCCAGAGCTGATAAGTGaccttccagaagaaaaaaaatattcttacttACTATGCTAGATATGTAGATGacgtttttgtttttttatttgcaatttcatttttcactatTTCAGCCTTTCAGAAAATCAAACTTTAGAAtccaagaaaatgaaagaagcaaaCTTATTTGAACCTGATGTGTGTCATGAAAGGACCTGAAAACAGAAGAGCTTCTTGTTTGCTGGAGCCCTGCTCTGGCAGGAATATACACTCCAACTAAATCATGATTCACCTACATATTAAAGGAACatggcagaaggaaaaaaaaatataattagaaagaaatatctACAGGTTTCACAAGTCATTATTTAGGGTCATTATTATAACAATTTTGATCTGTTAGTTGTTTTTTCCAGGATCTACCTCACACTGCCTACAGTCCATTTGGTACCTGTCAACTCTCTGGGAATTGATGGGTGCCTCAATCCTAGGCTGTCCCAGCCCACTTTTGGCATGGCAGGGTACGTCCCCCATTCCCATGGGGCTGCTCCAGAGTCCCTTTCTAATCTCCTACCAGGATCCTGGCTCCTTCAGCCAGACAAATGGGGCACTGGGGTGGGAGCAGAGGTAACAAGAATACTGAACTGCCAGAAACCAGGGGGTGTGAAGCGGGGTCCATCTGCCTGACAGCCCAAACCAGGTACACTTTGTGTACCTGATTGATTCCCTACATACTGTAGACCACAGCATTCTAAAGCTCAGCATTTCAGAGAATACTTTGTCAGTCCTGCACTGTTTTAACCAGGTAATTGCCTTATTTGCAGGATAATCACGTATTAGACCTCTAGTTGTAAGCAATACCCTGTTCACCATACCTACCCTTTCCTTCCAtgcatatgtatacacacatacacatgtgtatgtgtgtatatctgtgtgtgtcttttatatacatacacatttatgtacatatattttatacatatgcatatatatacagGTATAAATAAGTACATACGTACttacatttgcatttatttgtatttatctgGACACCTAATTCATGTATTTATGTATCTGGACATCTCATAATTTGCAGGTGTTTCTTTTTACAATCCCacaggtggttttttttgtgggtgaTCTTTCCTTTAATGAACTGCAAACCACTTGCTCATTAGTCTTCTGTTTAACCAGTTATACTCCAAGCTCTCCAACTCCCTTTTATTCCAGCTATACAGCTGCAACAGCCAGGCACAGGATTTTTCCGGCTTGCCTAACACCTCCTTAACTTGCACTCTGAAGCTGGGGATTAAGTGGTGTCACACTGCAATGCACAGTCTTCCAGTGCAAGATCATAATCTCAGGTGAAGAAAATCATAGTATGTAAACAATGATGATGTTATGACTATTGCAGTAATAAAAGGGAACAGCTAAGCAGATTACTGAAACAATGTAGCTGAAATAGCTCAATGTATAGTCTGATCCACCAGCTATAGATTATCGACAGAGATACTAGCTAACTGAGCATCTTCAGTAAGCCCTAATGAAGATAAATGCAAAAGGAAACTAATTGCATATCACTTAGTTAATTCAAATGTATTTCTGCAGGGGTTTATTGAATGCTTATCAACATGATATGTTACCATCATATTTTCTGATACAATATAGCAAGCTAAGATAATATTTTCCAATATTAATTTCAAGTAATATGAATGATTTGAAGAATACAGAGAGagattctgttttgtttttattaacagAGTAGGGAGAGTCAGAAAATGAATCCATTTCAAGTTATTAGTACATTTTAATTAGATATGGCATTTCTAAACAATATAATTTTGAAACAACGTAATTAGAAATTGCTAGGAATGCTGGCATTGATTGATAGgcatttagtttatttttaaagcctcCTACAGCAGATATAAAAGAAGACTGAGACTTGTTTTGCTTGTAAGAGGCTCAGAGTAGACTCAAAACATAAGGCTGAAAGCACATAAAgagataacagaaaaaaaaaaaaaaaacaacaaaacaaaaacaacccaaagcGAGAAAATaggttttgaaaatataaattctCATGCTCTGCATGCCAGATCAGTTGCAATCAGCTTCACAGCAGCTAACCCagtcttgaacacttccagtttTCTAAGGTAGACCACCCCTTTGGGATATGAGTGACATTCAGTTCATGTCATTTGCTTCTCCAGTAAACATCTTTAAACTCTTTCAGTGTCTGTTTATGTTATAGCACCTCATTTTGTATCCTGTGAAAAGCGCAGTCTGAGGGTAAACAGCTGAGGTGGGAAAAGCCACCTGAAAGCCAGCTGAAGCTGGATTAATTGAATCCAATTCTCCGTGTCTACATTAGGCCATGGAGGTGCCATGCACCTCATCTACTACAGCTTCCCAAGCACAGGACACCTGCCTAGGCAGCTGCTGTGGTCAGTGGAGAGAAACAGGCAACACTGGGGATGATTTCTCCAGGCCAGAAATAGGTGCCTGAGAGGAATGAGGAGGTAAGTCCTCTGGAGCTGctcctctgtcttttttctGTAGACAGACCCTGGGCAATGAGGCGACTTGTTTCATAGCTAATTTTAGATGGCTAAACTTAGGCATGAGCCCGAGGAACATAACTTTCCCGTACTTAATGTCCAGCACTTGAAAAATCTGTTCCACTTTGAAGAGGACATTGATGAATATGCCTACATAGCTCAGTGGAGGCATGGACCTACCTAGGTGGCCAGCTGAGTGAGCCCTCATGCAAAAGTCTTACAACACTGTTATTTCCCACTCATGCAGTACCATGGGCTTTGAGAGTATATGTCACATCACACTCACAGCATGTCTGCAGTAGAACCAGACATGGCCCTAGACCTCTGCTTGCTCTCACATTCAGTCTTTCTAATTATTGTTTTATGTCgtgctttgttttccagctaAATTCCTTTCCCAACctgcttttaaagaaatttttgaaaaagaTTCAAACCCAGAGGTATGATTCATGCCCTACAACAAAAGCcaaaacttaaaaagaaaactctgcCTTTTGAAGATTCTGTTGAATGAAAAATGATACAGTTGAGAACTACCTTCAGCTCTAGTTGCTCTCCAGTTGTCAAACGGCAGAGATGAAAATGACTGGGTTGCTGATCTGATAGGAAACATGAAAGAGATGCTGGCCTTTACTACTGCTCAGTCTTTGAACTTCTCTGTTCCCACTGTGCTTGGAAAGCACCAACCTGCCTTGTGCATAGCAGTTGCCAATGACCTTCTGGCCAGGATGGATGCCACTGATCTCTGTGTCCCGCAGTCTCATTCAAAGAAGCACACACAAAGAAATTACACATGGAGCAATATCTTAAATGCAATTAATATAATCATAGTTCATGAGTCACTGTGAAGATTCACCCCACAGGACAATTCTCCCCTCCACCAGCCACGGTGACTCCAGTGCTGTCCTTCTTCTCCAGGCCAGTCTCCAGGCCTCCAAGAGGAGTCTGGTGAGAGGGTGGCTTCAACCCAGAATGCCAGAATTCAATAACATAGAATGTGTGATCACTTCTTAACCTAATCCCCAAAATTAATTTGGGATGGGTAGGAGCCCACAGAATGCACATGTCTTCATTGAATTCTGTAATATGTCTAACAAATGTCTCTTAAGGTCTCCATTGTGCTCGTGCAATAATTGTTTCTCACAACTGAAACTACTGAAATGACCATAAGCTGCTAAAATGTGACACGCACATGGTAAATGCTGTGGAAAATGCTTTTCCCACTGTGTTTAATATGCCAGGGAAACTGGAAAATTGTGTCATTATCCTTGTGTTAAGAACAAACTAACGACGACAGCACCTAATGTACTCTAAAACTTTGACTATACAAACACTAGTTAATATTGTACACATAGCCCCAAAGCCACAACTTCGACTATAAACACAGAAGTAGCTTTATCATGAAAAAGACAGTTACAGATATACTCTCCAAAgacacagataaaaataaagccCCAAATAGATGTCAGAGTTTCCTACATGCAGTTTCCCTCCTGGTGCAAAGTATTTTAGCTATCTTTGTGCTCCCCACCTGAGCCAAGAAAATATACACCAGCTGAAGTATAAACAGGCTTTGCCTTCAAAGCCATATTGCCTATACATTCCTAAGCATAGAGATATGAAGGGTTGCAATTTTATTGTCATACTGGGGGAGAAGGGACCTTATCCCTAAGACAGCAGCTTCAGTGCATCTGTCATGTGTTTTTCCTGTCACCTTCATCCACTTACTTGTGCCTGCCACAACAGtcacaaaaattaaatttaaacaactaaaaaggtcttttccaacccagttgattctgtggttctgtggttCTGTAAAGCatgtgaggaaaataaaatgtttcctttggattttaaattaatttatctgCACATGTCTCactgtctgttttttttgtttggtttggttggttgtggtggttgttgttgttgttttagtggtttggttggttgtggtggttgttgttgttgttttagggAGGTAACTTTATGCAGTGTGGAGAAGTTGATGTTGTAAACAGTCTgagcttgctttcctcttttatgTTTGCTTTGTATTAATGCCTTTCCCCCATCCCTCATATCAGCAGTTAAAGCTAGTATACATTGCCAGTACAACAGCCATCATTGTATATATTGTAGGTTTGGGCTGCAAAAAAAGAGACAGGCTTTTTTAAGCTTGGAGATACCACCTTCTGCAGTATCTTTACAAGAGGTACGACAATAGATCTTAATTTCAGCCAAAATCATTAGTGTCCTCTGTAAGAGTAGCACCTTGTGGCCAGTAGCTGAGGGTCTTATAGTACAATGTACCAGTGTGtggctgcaggtgctgccggTGGCAATGGGACAGAAACATCCCTCCCCCATGGCAGTGAAGGTGACTGATCACAAAGGTAGGTGCCTGCCAGAGATGATCTTGGTGACTGAATATGACATCAAGAATTGTACATCAGCTATGTTCCAGCCACTACCTCCCTCTCGTCTATTGAATCTGACTTAAAAAGAGGCACTAAGTTGCTTTCATAAccctttcttccttactttttcagCAGTAGGTATGTAGCAAGAGAAAATGGCTGAAGGAGGCTCTGCCACAGAGTGCTGCCCTGTTTTATCACAATCCTTCCAAGCATGCCtatctttctgcagctgaatcTCATGCTTGCAAGAAATataagaggagaaaataatccTCCCCATCCTTCCTACAGGGAAAAGGGACACTGCCCCTCCAAAATGAATTTACAGAAGTGCTTAAGTTTCAAGGAAAGTTTCCTCCAAATAGTATCACCCATTAATATGTCGTACACTGTTTACATAAAAAGATCCCGGGCCTCAATCCTGAATTTGTAtagtagtttaaaaaaacatgtaCTAAAACCTGTTCAAACAAAATTTCAGAAGGCTTGTCTGCCCCTTCTTCATTGCCAGCTCCACCGTTTAGATTGCATCAGGCTGGTGGAAAGATTTATCATATTacctctttctgcttttttatctGAAGTTAGAAATCCATTTACAAACTTTCAAATCTGTTTAAACTAAGCTCTATTTTGAGATGTTGAGCTAATGTGAACCTGAAATTTCAATAAAAATCAGGGATTAGTTGGAATGGACTGATGTTTTACAGAAATAGTAATGTAAATTGCTGTGAAGAAGCTGACTTCTTTCCGGCTCTAGAAAATGAACTCCTGAAATTGCCACCCCATCCTATCGTCACGGTGAAAGAACTGCTTCTCAGTCACCACGTCCCCATATTTCTTCTGTTCCCACCTGCAACCAAAAGATGGAGAAAAGATGTGCAATTTACAGCTCCTCTGATCCCGATTTGTCTGTTCTAGTTTGTAGGCTTGATGCACGCACATTGATCTGGACTTGGCCCATGAACAGTCTgaacaaaaaaatcttctcaTTAAGATTTTGTAATTATGTTCTACTGGTATCACATTATTGTTTTGCTCCCATAACATGAAGGATGTGCTCAATTACCATGCAAAAAAGCCTCAAGCAACAGAGAAAAAGTtgatgtgacacaaagactgCATAAATGAAGTATGTGGAGACAGGTTGAGTGTGAAGCCCCGcttggaaagcaaagaaaaattcttACTAAATATCTGAGGAAATACAATGCCTCAAACTTTCTTTGCTGTTTCCACTACACATGTTATGAATATTTATAGctctcaagaaaaaaattcaataaatCCCCAAAATTGCTAGACTGTCTAACACATCAACACACTCCAACAATCTATTCTGGGTCTATCTGCTTTCTGCATACTTAGTTAAGATTATCATTATTATGCATGATTCTTGGATGAACATCTGTTATTAAAATCTTTACTT includes:
- the GRPR gene encoding gastrin-releasing peptide receptor isoform X2: MASGECFLLDLETDNFILYNFSVNQSANFSLLGDEWFYPAFLYAIPTIYGIIILIGLIGNITLIKIFCTVKSMRNVPNLFISSLALGDLLLLVTCVPVDASRYLADEWLFGRTGCKLIPFIQLTSVGVSVFTLTALSADRYKAIVRPMEIQASHALMKICVRAAIIWIVSMLLAIPEAVFSDLHPFHEKGTNRTFVSCAPYPHSDGLHPKIHSMASFLIFYIIPLSVISVYYYFIAKNLIRSAYNIPVEGNVHVRKQIESRKRLARTVLVFVCLFAFCWLPTHIIYLYRSYHYSEVDTSVLHFIASICARILAFTNSCVNPFALYLLSKSFRKQFNNQLFCCRARLLIRSQSMARSTTRMTSLKSTNHSLATFSLINGNHVCHEGYV
- the GRPR gene encoding gastrin-releasing peptide receptor isoform X1 gives rise to the protein MASGECFLLDLETDNFILYNFSVNQSANFSLLGDEWFYPAFLYAIPTIYGIIILIGLIGNITLIKIFCTVKSMRNVPNLFISSLALGDLLLLVTCVPVDASRYLADEWLFGRTGCKLIPFIQLTSVGVSVFTLTALSADRYKAIVRPMEIQASHALMKICVRAAIIWIVSMLLAIPEAVFSDLHPFHEKGTNRTFVSCAPYPHSDGLHPKIHSMASFLIFYIIPLSVISVYYYFIAKNLIRSAYNIPVEGNVHVRKQKRKKESSSGGKSKSCMSNWVFQIESRKRLARTVLVFVCLFAFCWLPTHIIYLYRSYHYSEVDTSVLHFIASICARILAFTNSCVNPFALYLLSKSFRKQFNNQLFCCRARLLIRSQSMARSTTRMTSLKSTNHSLATFSLINGNHVCHEGYV